One genomic segment of Paenibacillus sp. FSL H8-0332 includes these proteins:
- a CDS encoding tRNA threonylcarbamoyladenosine dehydratase produces MLNQFSRTELAIGPEGLAIMKNSTVAVLGIGGVGAMAAEALARTGIGRIILIDKDSVDITNINRQLHALTTTIGQNKTDLMVDRIKLINPECEAIALNMFYTEETYEELFKYKLDYVIDASDTIIYKIHLIKECLARKIPLISSMGAANKMDPTRFQVADISKTTMDPIARVIRTRLRKEGIKKGVKVVFSTEKPMKPREDVTEQIVPANAPDRRKAKQPPASTSFVPPVVGLIMVSVTVRDLLETGGITFE; encoded by the coding sequence ATGCTGAATCAGTTCTCGCGTACAGAGCTGGCGATCGGGCCGGAAGGCCTGGCGATCATGAAGAACAGCACAGTGGCTGTGCTGGGGATCGGCGGAGTTGGCGCTATGGCAGCGGAAGCGCTGGCCCGGACCGGCATCGGCCGGATTATCCTGATTGATAAGGATTCGGTGGATATCACCAACATCAACCGCCAGCTTCATGCGCTCACGACGACCATCGGCCAGAACAAAACTGATCTGATGGTGGACCGCATCAAGCTGATCAACCCGGAATGCGAAGCGATTGCGCTGAATATGTTCTACACCGAAGAGACGTATGAGGAGCTGTTCAAATACAAGCTGGACTATGTGATTGACGCTTCGGATACGATTATCTATAAGATTCACCTGATCAAGGAATGTCTAGCCCGGAAGATCCCGCTGATCTCCAGCATGGGCGCGGCCAACAAGATGGACCCGACCCGCTTTCAGGTCGCCGACATCTCTAAGACCACCATGGACCCGATTGCCCGGGTGATCCGCACCAGACTGCGCAAGGAAGGCATCAAGAAGGGCGTGAAGGTGGTCTTCTCCACCGAGAAGCCTATGAAGCCGCGAGAAGATGTGACGGAGCAGATTGTGCCTGCGAATGCGCCGGACCGGCGCAAGGCGAAGCAGCCTCCGGCCAGTACTTCTTTTGTACCTCCTGTAGTCGGCCTGATTATGGTCAGTGTAACGGTACGGGATTTGCTCGAAACGGGCGGCATTACATTTGAATGA